In one Nicotiana tomentosiformis chromosome 6, ASM39032v3, whole genome shotgun sequence genomic region, the following are encoded:
- the LOC138893972 gene encoding uncharacterized protein, giving the protein MAGDDDNVDLAAREAAQLREKAARDAEEAALRDAQIAYEDERSRRMAQNQPVGADQFGNIAPCQGRPLGDYTRLVYNQDLSSVRPPPVPANNFKLKQGLLQTLQNSCVFRGKMNEDPNNHLMDFEEIMNTFQYNGVSQDVGYLRAFPFTLKDDTKHWLRSLPHGSIRIWEEITRKFLAKYFSSAKTGKFRREIHNFCQSETETVFEAWERFKEIVQKCKHSGIELWMQLQDFWDGLTPATRRTLSNAGRGPLMKKTPEEIVTILDEFSEDANQWPSRIAKRRRLNGVHQVDANTSVQVQLDTMEKEIRKMTLALIHNEPHAACDICGRGYPTHECQASTKEVNTVAYAWQQNNSRFQGAPSFVNQPRPQFQPQQPIQYGLEDLMKSFIVKTDEILDARGAAIKELGTGLRNLERQVGQITTILSERIPGTLPVDTKKNPK; this is encoded by the exons atggctggagatgatgataatgttgatttggctgcgaGAGAGGCTGCCCAACTCAGAGAGAAAGCTGCAAGGGATGCTGAAGAAGCAGCACTTAGAGATGCACAAATTGCTTATGAGGATGAGAGGTCTCGGAGAATGGCTCAGAATCAGCCCGTGGGTGCAGACCAGTTCGGAAACATAGCTCCCTGTCaagggagaccacttggtgattataCTAGACTGGTCTACAACCAAGACTTGTCAAGTGTGAGGCCACCTCCAGTGCCAGCTAATAATTTTAagctgaagcaagggttgctccaaacgCTTCAAAATAGTTGTGTCTTCAggggaaagatgaacgaagatccaaacaatcatctgatggacttcgaggagataatgaacacctttcaatataatggtgtgtcacaagatgtagGTTacctaagggcattccccttcacacttaaagatgatacaaagcactggcttcgaagcttgccccaTGGATCGATTAGAATATGGGAGGAGATtaccagaaaatttcttgctaaatatttctcctcagctaaaacgggcaagtttagaagagaaatccataacttctgccagagtGAGACTGAAAcagtgtttgaagcttgggaaagGTTTAAAGAGATAGTGCAAAAGTGTAAACATAGCGggattgaactctggatgcaactccaggatttttgggatggattgacaccggctaCACGCAGAACATTGAGCAACGCAGGTAGAGGTCCATTGATGAAGAAGacaccagaggagatagtcactattctcGATGAATtttctgaagatgcaaatcagtggccctctagaATTGCTAAAAGAAGAAGGTTGaatggtgttcaccaggttgatgctaacacatctgtgcaggtacagcttGATACCATGgaaaaagaaataaggaagatGACCTTAGCTTTGATACATAATGAGCCTCATGCAGCATGtgacatatgtggaagaggataccctactcatgagtgtcaagcctcaactaagGAAGTTAATACTGTcg CatatgcatggcaacaaaataactccagaTTTCAAGGAGCTCCTAGTTTTGTGAATCAACCGAGGCcgcaatttcagcctcaacagccaaTTCAGTATGGGTTAGAAGATCTGATGAAATCCTTCATTGTCAAGACTGATGAGATATTAGATGCTCGtggtgcagctatcaaagaacttgggacaggtttgcgtaacttggagagacaagtgggacaaattacAACTATATTATCTGAGAGAATCCCGGGTACTCTGCCAGTTGATACTAAAAAGAATCCCAAATAA